One segment of Fusarium oxysporum f. sp. lycopersici 4287 chromosome 15, whole genome shotgun sequence DNA contains the following:
- a CDS encoding hypothetical protein (At least one base has a quality score < 10) encodes MGPRQMAIQRSARLNTANLGERFWNIIRENWYLGFTSFGGPPVHFKIFHDKFVAKLSWIDKQMYQELFSVCQAFSGPGSTKMHYCINLLHDGFLPALFGFLLWSLPGALGMYGLSIGVSNIGESLPRAVYALLSGLNAATVGIIVLAAVQLSEKAITDNMTRILVFLGASAGMMYNALWYFPLLMFLAGVATVIYDFRWLHGPIKVITVSFQKKAKHSQNTSEEGVEMQTQQQATASNGHEEYNAGAGPSSRGKDGERSSQRIDENGSLPLTEQEASTTEDQSRIVPQERRLNISWKFGVLLIVLFLLSFIVVMVLRGTLPHKSRLYNLFANMYLAGTIIFGGGPVVIPLLREYVVAENWVSPRDFLIGLALIQAFPGPNFNFAVYLGSLTAINGRYNSAAGAILGFLGIFIPGLLTVHGTMGVWSAIRGWRWVKSSLRGVNAAAVGLIYTAVYRLWQIGHIDEGFQQGTSLAVDPWWVVVTATSYVGGYWFRVSPPVAIGTGAVMGLIWYGVVSD; translated from the exons ATGGGTCCCAGACAGATGGCGATCCAGCGATCGGCAAGACTTAATACAGCCAACCTTGGTGAACGGTTCTGGAACATCATTCGAGAGAATTGGTATCTGGGTTTCACTTCTTTTGGAGGCCCGCCAGTCCACTTCAAGATC TTTCATGACAAATTTGTCGCTAAGCTTTCATGGATCGATAAGCAAATG TACCAAGAGCTGTTCAGTGTCTGCCAAGCATTCTCAGGCCCTGGCAGCACTAAGATGCATTACTgcatcaaccttctccaCGACGGCTTCCTCCCTGCTCTCTTTGGCTTCCTCCTCTGGAG TCTTCCAGGGGCTCTGGGGATGTATGGACTTTCCATCGGAGTCTCTAACATTGGCGAATCCCTTCCTCGAGCCGTCTATGCTCTCCTTTCCGGTCTCAACGCTGCTACCGTCGGCATTATCGTTCTCGCGGCCGTCCAGTTATCTGAGAAGGCCATCACTGACAATATGACCCGCATTCTGGTTTTTCTCGGGGCCTCAGCCGGCATGATGTACAATGCGCTCTGGTATTTTccgttgttgatgtttcTGGCTGGCGTCGCGACGGTTATCTATGACTTCCGCTGGCTCCATGGCCCTATTAAAGTCATCACTGTGAGTTTCCAGAAAAAGGCCAAGCATTCTCAGAATACATCAGAAGAAGGTGTCGAGATGCAAACCCAACAGCAAGCCACCGCAAGCAATGGTCACGAGGAATACAACGCAGGTGCTGGACCGTCCAGCCGCGGCAAAGACGGCGAGCGGTCGAGCCAGAGAATCGATGAAAATGGCTCCCTCCCGCTTACTGAGCAGGAAGCATCGACGACCGAAGATCAGTCTCGGATAGTCCCTCAGGAGCGACGTCTCAACATCAGCTGGAAGTTCGGGGTACTGCTTATAGTCCTCTTCCTGCTCTCTTTCATCGTCGTTATGGTTCTACGCGGTACGCTACCCCATAAATCACGTCTATACAATCTCTTCGCCAATATGTACCTCGCTGGTACTATCATTTTTGGCGGTGGGCCCGTCGTGATCCCGCTTCTCCGGGAATATGTTGTCGCCGAGAACTGGGTTAGCCCTCGAGATTTCCTTATCGGACTCGCCCTCATTCAAGCCTTCCCAGGACCCAACTTTAACTTCGCGGTTTATCTTGGCAGCCTGACTGCCATCAATGGTAGATATAATTCCGCTGCCGGTGCAATCCTCGGATTCCTAGGAATCTTTATTCCCGGACTGCTCACGGTGCACGGGACTATGGGTGTCTGGAGTGCGATACGCGGGTGGAGATGGGTCAAGTCGTCTCTCAGAGGAGTCAATGCGGCTGCCGTTGGCCTCATCTACACTGCGGTATATCGTCTTTGGCAGATCGGCCATATTGATGAAGGTTTCCAGCAGGGCACCAGCCTGGCTGTGGATCCTTGGTGGGTCGTTGTGACGGCCACAAGCTATGTGGGTGGCTATTGGTTTCGGGTGAGTCCGCCCGTGGCAATTGGTACGGGAGCCGTCATGGGTCTGATTTGGTATGGTGTTGTCTCAGACTGA